A region of the Desulfomicrobium macestii genome:
CCAAAGACCTGCAGCAGATCGTCAAGACCAAGAAGACGGAGCTCCTTTTCATGGCTCTCTTCCTGCGTCTGCTCCAGACCGGCGGCCGGGCCGCCGTCATCGTGCCTGACGGCGTGCTCTTTGGCTCATCCAAGGCACACAAAGCCCTGCGCGAAATCCTGGTCGAAAATCAAAAGCTCGACGCTATCATCTCCATGCCTTCAGGCGTGTTCAGGCCTTACGCTGGCGTGTCCACAGCCATCGTACTTTTCACCAAGACCAACTCCGGCGGTACAGACAACGTCTGGTTTTACGACATGCAGGCGGATGGCTTTTCACTGGACGACAAACGCACCCTACAACCCGACAAGACCGACCTGCCGGACATTCTGGCCCGCTGGCTAAACCGTAAGGGGGAGGCAGAGCGTGCGCGTACAGAGCGCAGCTTCCTCGTGCCTAAGAATGAAATCGCAGGTAACGACTATGACCTATCCATTAACCGCTACAAGGAAGTGGAGCACGAGACTGTCGAGCATGACTCACCGAAGGTAATTTTGACTCGACTGGCAACACTGGAACAGGAGATTGCCGAGGGGCGGATGCTACTGGAGGAGTTGTTGGGATGAGTACTTTTGTGCCACTTCACAAAGTTGCGGAAGTCAATCCACGGCTCAAAGCAGGCAGTCTGCCACTCGACGCTCCTGTGTCATTCATTCCGATGTCTGCAGTATCTGAACTGACAAAAAGAATTGTTTCTGCTGATGCCCGAAGCTACGCTGAAGTCAAAACTGGTTATACATATTTTGAAGAAGGCGACGTTATTGTCGCTAAAATTACACCATGTTTTGAAAATGGTAAAATGGCCTTAGCTTATAATTTACCACATTCCATAGCTTTCGGATCAACTGAATTTCATGTGTTTCGGGCCGGAGAAAAAATTTTAAATTCGTATCTTTTTCATTTTTTACAATCACCTAAAGTCCAAACAAACGGCGCAGCACAAATGAAAGGCGCTGCTGGACAGAAACGAGTTCCAGCGGATTATTACAAAACACTCCAAATCCCCCTCCCCCCCCTTCCCGAACAAAAGCGGATTGCGGCGATTCTGGATGCAGCGGACTCCATGCGGGCCAAACGCCGCGAGTCCTTGCACCAGCTTGATCTACTCCTTCAATCCACCTTTCTCGATATGTTTGGGGATACGGTGACCAATTCGAAGGGGTGGAAACTTGTCTCAATGGAATCCATCGTCGGCGGATCATTTCGGAACGGTTTATCCGCCTCGACACATGGCACAATTGAAGGCAAAGTTTTAACACTTTCCTCTATTACTTCAGGGAGATTTGATGGCTCATTTTGGAAGTCAGTTAAATTTGATCGTCAACCATCAGAAAATCAAATGCTTTCATCTGACACATTTTTAATCTGTAGGGGAAATGGCAATAAAGCCATGGTTGGAATTGGTGTCTTTCCAACTAATTCAAATAGCGAAATAACTTTTCCGGAT
Encoded here:
- a CDS encoding restriction endonuclease subunit S, with amino-acid sequence MSTFVPLHKVAEVNPRLKAGSLPLDAPVSFIPMSAVSELTKRIVSADARSYAEVKTGYTYFEEGDVIVAKITPCFENGKMALAYNLPHSIAFGSTEFHVFRAGEKILNSYLFHFLQSPKVQTNGAAQMKGAAGQKRVPADYYKTLQIPLPPLPEQKRIAAILDAADSMRAKRRESLHQLDLLLQSTFLDMFGDTVTNSKGWKLVSMESIVGGSFRNGLSASTHGTIEGKVLTLSSITSGRFDGSFWKSVKFDRQPSENQMLSSDTFLICRGNGNKAMVGIGVFPTNSNSEITFPDTIIASTPDKSKILPAYLQHIWASQMVRSQIIAGARTTNGTYKINQSVLSGIKFPLPPIDLQRSFATIVEAVEKQKDRLRAHLAELDTLFASLQHRAFNGEL